A window of the Hordeum vulgare subsp. vulgare chromosome 5H, MorexV3_pseudomolecules_assembly, whole genome shotgun sequence genome harbors these coding sequences:
- the LOC123398160 gene encoding photosystem II protein D1-like, producing MTAILERRESTSLWGRFCNWITSTENRLYIGWFGVLMIPTLLTATSVFIIAFIAAPPVDIDGIREPVSGSLLYGNNIISGAIIPTSAAIGLHFYPIWEAASVDEWLYNGGPYELIVLHFLLGVACYMGREWELSFRLGMRPWIAVAYSAPVAATTAVFLIYPIGQGSFSDGMPLGISGTFNFMIVFQAEHNILMHPFHMLGVAGVFGGSLFSAMHGSLVTSSLIRETTENESANEGYKFGQEEETYNIVAAHGYFGRLIFQYASFNNSRSLHFFLAAWPVVGIWFTALGISTMAFNLNGFNFNQSVVDSQGRVINTWADIINRANLGMEVMHERNAHNFPLDLAAVEVPAING from the coding sequence ATGACTGCAATTTTAGAGAGACGCGAAAGTACAAGCCTGTGGGGTCGCTTCTGCAACTGGATAACTAGCACTGAAAATCGTCTTTACATCGGATGGTTCGGTGTTTTGATGATCCCTACCTTATTGACCGCAACTTCTGTATTTATTATCGCCTTCATCGCTGCCCCTCCAGTAGATATTGATGGTATTCGCGAGCCTGTTTCTGGTTCTTTACTTTATGGAAACAATATTATCTCTGGTGCTATTATTCCTACTTCTGCGGCGATCGGATTGCACTTTTACCCAATTTGGGAAGCTGCATCTGTTGATGAGTGGTTATACAATGGTGGTCCTTATGAGCTAATTGTTCTACACTTCTTACTTGGTGTAGCTTGTTATATGGGTCGTGAGTGGGAACTTAGTTTCCGTCTGGGTATGCGTCCTTGGATTGCTGTTGCATATTCAGCTCCTGTTGCAGCTACTACTGCTGTTTTCTTGATTTACCCTATTGGTCAAGGAAGCTTTTCTGATGGTATGCCTTTAGGAATCTCTGGTACTTTCAACTTTATGATTGTATTCCAGGCAGAGCACAACATCCTTATGCATCCATTCCACATGTTAGGTGTAGCTGGTGTATTCGGCGGTTCCCTATTCAGTGCTATGCATGGTTCCTTGGTAACCTCTAGTTTGATCAGGGAAACTACTGAAAATGAATCTGCTAATGAGGGTTACAAATTTGGTCAAGAGGAAGAGACTTATAATATTGTGGCTGCTCATGGTTATTTTGGCCGATTAATCTTCCAATATGCTAGTTTCAACAACTCTCGTTCTTTACACTTCTTCTTGGCTGCTTGGCCTGTAGTAGGAATCTGGTTCACTGCTTTAGGTATTAGTACTATGGCTTTCAACCTAAATGGTTTCAATTTCAACCAATCTGTAGTTGATAGTCAAGGTCGCGTTATTAATACTTGGGCTGATATCATCAACCGTGCTAACCTTGGTATGGAAGTAATGCACGAACGTAATGCTCACAACTTCCCTCTAGACTTAGCTGCTGTTGAAGTTCCAGCTATTAATGGATAA